Proteins encoded by one window of Pseudomonas sp. PSKL.D1:
- a CDS encoding DUF1624 domain-containing protein: MTSACANPTQLTQRLQSIDALRGLVILFMLLDHVRETFFLHRQVGDPMAIDATDPSLFASRTLAHLCAPVFVLLTGLSAWLYGEKYQGRSDVSAFLFKRGLFLVVLEFTLVNFAWTFQFPPSVIYMQVIWAIGVSMIALSVLVWLPRPALLALGLAIVAGHNLLDGLHFGPESAMHVPWAILHDRGWLEVSENLRLRTSYPVLPWIGVIALGYCLGPWFARGSDAAERQHRLLLLGAITLVIFVALRMQNGYGEAPWSGYPTATQTLMSFFNITKYPPSLLFLALTLGFGLLLLRGFERAGQARWIGVLAVFGAAPMFFYLLHLYVLKVLYLASVALFGLNHGAYFGFDGIGAVWLSAVLLAAALYLPVRAFARLKARRRDITWLKYF; this comes from the coding sequence ATGACAAGCGCCTGCGCCAACCCCACCCAGCTCACCCAGCGCCTGCAGAGCATCGACGCCCTGCGCGGCCTGGTAATCCTCTTCATGCTGCTCGACCACGTGCGCGAAACCTTTTTCCTGCACCGCCAGGTCGGCGACCCGATGGCCATCGACGCCACCGACCCGTCGCTGTTCGCCAGCCGCACCCTGGCCCACCTGTGTGCCCCGGTGTTCGTGCTGCTGACCGGCCTGTCGGCCTGGCTGTACGGCGAGAAATACCAGGGCCGCAGTGATGTGTCGGCATTCCTGTTCAAACGCGGCCTGTTCCTGGTGGTGCTGGAGTTCACCCTGGTCAACTTCGCCTGGACCTTCCAGTTCCCACCCAGCGTGATCTACATGCAAGTCATCTGGGCCATTGGCGTCAGCATGATCGCGCTGTCCGTGCTGGTGTGGCTGCCACGCCCTGCCCTGCTGGCGTTGGGCCTGGCCATCGTCGCCGGCCACAACCTGCTGGATGGCCTGCACTTCGGCCCGGAGTCGGCGATGCACGTGCCGTGGGCAATCCTGCATGACCGTGGCTGGCTGGAAGTGTCCGAAAACCTGCGCCTGCGTACGTCCTATCCGGTATTGCCGTGGATTGGCGTAATCGCCCTGGGTTATTGCCTGGGCCCATGGTTCGCCCGCGGCAGCGATGCCGCCGAACGCCAGCACCGCCTGCTGCTGTTGGGCGCCATCACGCTGGTCATCTTCGTTGCGCTGCGCATGCAGAACGGCTATGGCGAAGCGCCGTGGAGCGGCTACCCCACCGCAACCCAAACACTGATGAGCTTCTTCAACATCACCAAGTACCCGCCTTCGCTGCTGTTCCTGGCACTGACGCTGGGCTTCGGCCTGCTGTTGCTGCGCGGTTTCGAACGCGCCGGGCAAGCGCGCTGGATCGGGGTACTGGCCGTGTTCGGCGCCGCGCCAATGTTCTTCTACCTGCTGCACCTGTACGTGCTCAAGGTGCTGTACCTGGCCAGCGTTGCCCTGTTCGGCCTCAATCACGGCGCCTACTTTGGCTTCGACGGCATCGGCGCGGTGTGGCTCAGTGCCGTGTTGCTGGCCGCAGCGCTGTACCTGCCGGTGCGCGCATTCGCCCGCCTCAAGGCGCGCCGCCGTGACATAACCTGGCTCAAATACTTCTGA